The segment TTTGGAAAAACTGCGTCTACAAGAATGCACTGCAAATCTGATAAATTGCCCTAAAACTCAGTCGGCAGATAAAAATATCCCCCTAAATCAGGCAAACTCTTCTTtacagaaaaccaaaaaaattgcTGGAAGTATTGCTTGCAAATGCCTACCaacatgcacaaaatatataaacagcAACTTACTTGCAACAGCATGGGTGGCCAACTAAAAGATAGCTTACAAATGAATTGGGTTTAAACTTCTCTGATAGCTTAGAAATGAATTAGATTTAGACTTCTgtgaaacatatacatacataccttGGAGATATTGGGCACCACGGAACGAAGCATATACAGGCGATCATTCACCCTCTTCCTTCTACGCCTCTCCGCCATTAGATTCTTTGCAGGCAACCCATGGGCATGCTTCTTCCCATCACCATTAATAACAGGCACCCCGAGACCAACTTCACCAGAATCAATATTATTTGTTGGTGCATCTGCAACGCCAACTTCAGCACAAACAGAGTGCATATTCGCATTCCATTGCTCTGCACGCTTCGGTCCATTAAGATTTTCATCCAATTCACACTCACCTCCATGTCCTCTCTGTGTGTGCTCAGCACCACCAATGCAAGAGGCATCGAAAGCAAAGGAGACCTCATCATTCAAGCTTCCCACGTCATTCATTGCCCCACTCACACTACTCCCGATTGAGGTTAGTGGGTAAGGAAGAGAAGATCCCAAAAGATCCTCAAGAGATCCTTCACTGGCACCAAATGCTGGATTATAATAGCATTCATTGCCAAAAAGAAATCCAAAACTGTCACTGTAGTTCCACTCACATTCTTCCACTTGTGCTGAAAACATGGTCGCATTTGCATTTAGCGGACCAAACCAAGCCATTAATTTCTCCAGGAGGAGAATTTGTGGGCACAGATGATTTACTTTAATCTAAAGCCTGCACTGAAAATCACTAGCATCATTTACTTTAATCTAAAGTAAATTTGTGGGCACAGAGGAGAATTTGTGGGCACAGATGATTAACTTTAATCTAAAGCCTGCACTGAAAATCACTAGTATCATTCCACTAGAGAGTGCCCAATTGTCATTTTATAGTGCCATTTCTTCTGGCTTTCCAATGGTTTTTATAATGTGGGTCGACTGGACTGAGTCAAAAGGAACCCTAGGGCTCCTCAGTTTCCTCGAGCTCCGTTCCACACTAATGGAGTGGCCTTTGTCCCATCACTGCACTGACACCAGAATTAAGTAAAAAAACATGTGTTCGACATTACAATTGAGACCATTCTTATATAGATGGGAAAACCAACTTTCCTTCCTTC is part of the Cryptomeria japonica chromosome 10, Sugi_1.0, whole genome shotgun sequence genome and harbors:
- the LOC131060750 gene encoding transcription factor ICE1 — encoded protein: MAWFGPLNANATMFSAQVEECEWNYSDSFGFLFGNECYYNPAFGASEGSLEDLLGSSLPYPLTSIGSSVSGAMNDVGSLNDEVSFAFDASCIGGAEHTQRGHGGECELDENLNGPKRAEQWNANMHSVCAEVGVADAPTNNIDSGEVGLGVPVINGDGKKHAHGLPAKNLMAERRRRKRVNDRLYMLRSVVPNISKTDRASILGDAVEYLKELLQQINELQNELKESSNTTCLPASSKLQPLTHKHPLFLSRDKEVSHLSVPNPDAESPKVEVRTREGNILNIQVFCSMKPGLLLSTLRALDGLGLDVKQAVISCFNGFALDVLQAEVEQSMGKEITAEGIKSVLLQTTAGYQSNL